The following are encoded in a window of Glandiceps talaboti chromosome 5, keGlaTala1.1, whole genome shotgun sequence genomic DNA:
- the LOC144436004 gene encoding gamma-glutamyl hydrolase-like: protein MNNQNMVNAIRPFPVIILLAISLFLAIDGSQVNNRPIIGVVAETCYDEMAKHGPSYIAASYVKFLESAGARVVPIPVNQTDAYYANLFSSLNGVLFPGGSQYIETSGYGKAGRILYDLAIQANDKGDYFPIWGTCLGFQLLSYLTAGQNVLAATKATNVVYPLHFQKDFKSSRMFKKAPDDVIDILANQNVTFNFHSWGLTPKNYTKNSKLSNFYQVISTNVDEKGLEFISVMEAIKYPFYGVQWHPEKNIFEWSVKEHMNHSKDAVTISLYMANFMVNEARQSHHTFPNKAEEDAALIYNYVPVYTGDIGSFDQCYFIGKEQMSGYRGAKD, encoded by the exons ATGAACAATCAGAACATGGTGAACGCAATCCGACCCTTTCCCGTCATCATTTTGCTGGCAATATCTCTCTTTCTCGCCATCGACGGATCGCAAGTAAATAACAGACCCATCATAG GTGTAGTAGCCGAAACATGTTACGATGAAATGGCTAAACATGGTCCATCATACATTGCAGCATCATACGTTAAATTCTTAGAATCAGCTGGTGCCAGGGTTGTACCTatacctgtcaatcaaacagatgcttattatgctaatttattcaGCTCATTAAATGG CGTTTTGTTTCCAGGCGGTAGTCAATACATAGAAACATCGGGGTATGGTAAAGCTGGTAGGATTCTCTATGACTTAGCTATACAG GCTAATGACAAGGGTGACTACTTTCCAATATGGGGAACATGTCTTGGGTTTCAACTTCTGTCGTACCTTACTGCTGGACAGAATGTATTGGCAGCTACAAAGGCAACCAATGTGGTATATCCACTACACTTCCAGAAAG ATTTCAAATCCAGTCGAATGTTCAAGAAGGCtcctgatgatgtcattgatatACTAGCCAATCAGAATGTTACTTTCAACTTTCACAGTTGGGGATTAACCCCTAAG aatTATACCAAGAATTCCAAGTTGAGTAATTTTTACCAAGTAATCTCAACAAATGTAGATGAGAAAGGATTGGAATTTATATCAGTTATGGAAG CTATTAAGTATCCATTTTATGGAGTCCAGTGGCATCCTGAGAAGAACATATTTGAGTGGAGTGTTAAGGAGCACATGAACCATTCAAAAGATGCAGTTACTATATCTCTGTATATGGCCAATTTTATGGTCAATGAAG CTCGTCAGAGTCATCACACATTTCCAAATAAGGCTGAAGAGGACGCTGCCCTGATTTACAACTATGTTCCAGTCTACACAGGAGATATTGGCAGCTTTGATCAGTGCTATTTCATTGGGAA AGAACAGATGAGTGGTTATAGAGGAGCAAAGGATTAG